A section of the Methanococcus voltae genome encodes:
- a CDS encoding TRAM domain-containing protein → MNSDNKIIPVKQGEQYNVTIEDMGKSGDGIARIDGFVIFVPEAQKGEEVAIKVTAIKEKFAFAEKI, encoded by the coding sequence ATGAACAGTGACAATAAAATAATACCTGTTAAACAGGGAGAACAATACAACGTAACAATTGAAGACATGGGTAAAAGCGGAGACGGTATCGCAAGAATTGATGGATTCGTAATCTTTGTTCCTGAAGCACAAAAAGGAGAAGAAGTAGCTATCAAAGTTACCGCTATCAAAGAAAAATTCGCTTTTGCTGAAAAAATTTAA
- a CDS encoding argininosuccinate synthase: MENENKKIAVLAYSGGLDTSCCLKLLEDKYDYSVVSVAVDVGQPAEDLIEPEEKAKKFGVLEHYTIDAKEEFAKDYIFRAIKANALYEGYPLSTALARPLIAVKIAELAEKLNASAISHGCTGKGNDQFRFESVMRAKTPSIEIVAPIRDLNLTRTEEIEYAMEKGIPVPVDLEKPFSIDENLWGRSIEGGVLEDPMYETPEECFAWTTTPKLAKDEEEVVTIEFKEGVPVKINDEEMEPVELIRKANEIAGRNAVGRVDIIEDRILGLKSRENYECPGAFLLINAHKALEQIVLTREEIKFKESVDFMYADLIYRGLWHEPLKADLDAFIDKTQERMNGIVKVKLYKGSLRIVGRNSPDAIYNEEMVSFENKEMDQNEIVGMVKFHGLQAAIFEGLKK, encoded by the coding sequence ATGGAAAACGAAAACAAGAAAATCGCAGTATTAGCATACTCTGGTGGATTAGATACAAGTTGCTGTTTAAAATTATTGGAAGACAAATATGATTACAGCGTGGTTTCAGTTGCTGTTGATGTAGGACAACCTGCTGAAGATTTAATTGAACCAGAAGAAAAAGCTAAAAAATTCGGTGTTTTAGAGCATTACACTATTGATGCCAAAGAAGAATTTGCAAAAGATTACATATTTAGAGCTATTAAGGCTAACGCTTTGTACGAAGGTTACCCATTATCAACAGCTTTAGCAAGACCGCTTATAGCTGTTAAAATTGCAGAACTTGCAGAAAAATTAAACGCATCAGCAATTTCACACGGATGTACTGGAAAAGGAAATGACCAGTTTAGATTTGAATCAGTTATGAGAGCTAAAACTCCTTCAATAGAAATTGTAGCACCAATAAGAGATTTAAACTTAACAAGAACTGAAGAAATTGAATATGCAATGGAAAAAGGTATTCCCGTACCAGTAGACCTTGAAAAACCTTTCAGTATCGATGAAAACTTATGGGGTAGAAGTATAGAAGGTGGAGTACTCGAAGACCCAATGTATGAAACTCCAGAAGAATGCTTCGCATGGACCACAACTCCAAAATTAGCTAAAGATGAAGAAGAAGTAGTTACAATCGAATTTAAAGAAGGCGTTCCTGTTAAAATAAACGATGAAGAAATGGAACCTGTTGAATTAATAAGAAAAGCAAACGAAATTGCGGGAAGAAATGCAGTTGGTAGAGTAGATATCATAGAAGACAGAATTTTAGGTTTAAAATCAAGAGAAAACTATGAATGCCCCGGTGCTTTCTTACTCATAAATGCCCATAAAGCTCTTGAACAAATTGTATTAACCCGTGAAGAAATCAAATTTAAAGAATCAGTAGATTTCATGTATGCAGATTTAATATACAGAGGTCTCTGGCATGAACCTTTAAAAGCAGATTTAGACGCTTTCATTGATAAAACACAAGAAAGAATGAACGGTATTGTAAAAGTTAAATTATACAAAGGTTCTTTAAGAATTGTAGGAAGAAACAGTCCTGACGCTATTTACAATGAAGAAATGGTTTCATTTGAAAATAAAGAAATGGACCAAAATGAAATTGTAGGCATGGTTAAATTCCACGGTCTTCAAGCTGCAATATTTGAAGGTCTTAAAAAATAA
- a CDS encoding YcgN family cysteine cluster protein produces MNSKILKRSSINYDKNHSINISETIFPDEICKQCGRCCIVHAYEDYEGEKMNVVYCKHLNLETKRCNIYKERFHNEKGCLSMMEAILVKALPKDCPYVAHVEHYQEPKIYEKIRNSKKDLRTINEE; encoded by the coding sequence TTGAATTCAAAAATTTTAAAAAGAAGTTCTATAAATTACGATAAAAATCATTCAATAAATATAAGCGAAACTATTTTTCCCGATGAAATTTGCAAGCAATGCGGGAGATGTTGTATTGTACACGCCTATGAAGATTATGAAGGCGAAAAAATGAACGTAGTATATTGCAAACATCTAAACTTAGAGACTAAAAGATGTAATATATACAAAGAAAGGTTCCACAACGAAAAAGGTTGTTTATCGATGATGGAAGCTATTTTAGTAAAAGCACTACCAAAAGATTGTCCATATGTAGCCCACGTTGAACATTATCAAGAACCAAAGATATATGAAAAAATTAGAAACTCAAAAAAAGACTTAAGAACAATTAACGAAGAATAA
- a CDS encoding 7-carboxy-7-deazaguanine synthase QueE translates to MIREVFSSIMGEGKYIGKRFIFVRFKKCPLNCIYCDEPNTSKGIPQVEYISGSGIIEEIPDLTEKLVENIEKIKTPDLFAVSFTGGEPLVYSKYIEPYAKELREKGYKTFLESNGMFPEAVKDADYYDYASIDIKLPEHFDKTAKVIEWEELYDKELETIANLYKNGTEVYAKVVIFEDTSNELIEKIAKDISKIGNVTLCIQPITPIEGLDIKPPAQKKIFEIMELCGKYVDVMFTPQIHKWMNML, encoded by the coding sequence ATGATAAGAGAAGTTTTTTCATCAATAATGGGCGAAGGAAAATACATCGGAAAAAGATTCATATTTGTAAGATTTAAAAAATGCCCTTTAAATTGTATATATTGCGACGAACCAAATACTAGCAAGGGAATTCCACAAGTCGAATATATTTCAGGATCTGGAATTATTGAAGAAATCCCGGATTTAACTGAAAAGTTGGTTGAAAACATAGAAAAAATAAAAACTCCAGATTTATTCGCAGTATCATTTACCGGAGGGGAACCTTTAGTTTATTCAAAATATATTGAACCATATGCCAAAGAATTACGTGAAAAAGGATATAAAACATTTTTAGAAAGTAATGGTATGTTTCCCGAAGCGGTAAAAGATGCAGATTACTATGATTATGCGTCAATTGATATTAAATTACCTGAACACTTTGATAAAACAGCTAAAGTTATAGAATGGGAAGAATTGTACGATAAAGAGCTTGAAACGATTGCAAATCTTTATAAAAACGGTACCGAAGTCTATGCAAAAGTTGTAATATTCGAAGATACGTCAAATGAACTAATAGAAAAAATTGCAAAAGATATTTCAAAAATAGGTAATGTAACTCTATGTATACAGCCAATAACTCCAATTGAAGGATTAGATATAAAACCACCTGCTCAAAAGAAGATATTTGAAATTATGGAGCTTTGTGGTAAGTATGTTGATGTAATGTTTACACCACAAATTCATAAATGG